The sequence GCGACGGCAATCACGGCGCCCGTACGCAGGCGGGGGCGCCCGAGTGGGACCTCAGACATGGGGAATCAGGTCTGGCAGTAGGTCGAACACCGCACGTCGACTGGCAGCGTCGAGCGGTGGGCGGATGGCGTTCGCTCCGATCAGGAGAAGATGCGGCAGCAGGGCGGCGGCACGCGCCCGGGTCGGGTCAAGCACAACGCGGTTCCAGAGGGTCTCGAGGAAAGTGAGCCGTGCGCTGTCGACGCGTTCGACCACGCCACGCGCACCGTCGTTCCCGATCGCCCACGCCCGCAGCGCCCGATCCAGCTCGGCGTCGAACAGCTCGTCGAGCCGCGAGGGAAGGGCCCGCAGGGCGTCGACCGGATCGACGGTCGCGAGCTCGCCTGACAGCCCATCCAACAGGTTGACCTGTCCATGCTCGATATGAGTCAGCAACGCCGCGTGGTAGTCGGCGACCCCCGTGAAGTGGTGATGGAACGACCCCTTCGTCAGGCCGAGGCGGGCAGCCAGACGGTCGATCCGCAGACCCGCCGGCCCCTCGTCGGTCAATACCACGATGCCCTCGCCGAGCCAGAGATCACGTGTTCCCATCAATCGAGCATACCATACGGTATGGTATGCAATCTTGAGTGGACTGAGCATCACGCACCGAGGCCGCCGGGAGGGACACGGTGCCGCGCTCGTAGGGGTGATGTCGATGCTCGTGACGAGGCCGTCGTGGACGCCGATCCGGATCAATGCGAATGGGTGCCCACCAGGGGCGATCACCGCTCCCGGGTGACCCTCAACGAGGACCGGGGCGGCGGCCGCGATGCGGTCCACGAACGCCCTGGTCTCCTCCGCGACCGCCCAGGCGCCCCGGACGACAGGCGCGGTGCCGTCGGCGAGGAATCCGAGGTCGGCCGTGCGGACGACGTCCGGCGCCAGGAGCGTGACGAGCCGCGGGATGTCGCCGCCACGCGCTGCGGCGAGGAACGCGTCGATGATCTCCATCTGGTGGGCGGATCCCGGCAGGTCGACCGCGGGAGCGTCCCTGAGCCGGATCCGCGCTCGACTCGCGAGCTTCTTCGCCGCGGCCACCGTCGTGTCGAGCACGGGCCCGATCTCGTCGAACGGGACGGCGAAGAGGTCATGCAGCACGTAGGCCACCCGCTGCGGGGGAGACAGTTCGTGGAGCACGACCAGCAGCGCCCGGGAGACGTCCTCACGACGGATGAACGCCTCGTCGGCCGCGAGCTGCTCGGCGGGGATGTCGTCGGCCGTGAGCGCGACTTCGCGCCGGCGATGGCGGGCGCGAAGCTGGTCGAGGCACAGGCGTGCCGTCACCGTGGTGAGCCAGCCCTCGGGGTTGACCAGTTGCGCCGGGTCGGCTGACCGCGCGCGCAGCCAGGCGGCCTGCACCGCGTCTTCGGCATCGTTGTGCGAGCCGACGATGCGATAGGCCAACGACATCAGTCGGGCCCTCGATGCCTCGAAGTGTTCGACGAGTTCCACGTCTGGTCACCTTTCATGCGTGCCGGGCGTCAGAAGGGGCGAGAGACCACAACCTGATGAACCCGCGCACGTGGAGGCACCTGTGAGTTTACCGATTGCTCGATCGCGCTGGCGCGCGTCATGATCGCCGTACTGGAGGGAGTCCTGGTCGTCGCGACCATCCTGTGCGCCCTCGCCAACGCCATCGAGGTGACCGCCAAGGTGATCAGGGCCGACTTCGTGATGCGCAACTGCGCCGAGGTCGGGCTGTCCGCGCGGTGGATCCCCTACCTCGCACTGGTCGAGGGGGCCGGCGTCGTGGGTCTGGTGCTCGGCCTTCTCGGCGTACGTCCCTTCGGATTGGCCGCAGCCCTCGGCCTCGTCCTGTTCTTCGTCGGCGCGCTCCTGGCTCACGCCCGCACGCGGGCGTTCCACAACATCGCGTTTCCCGCGGTCTTCCTCGTCCTCGCCGTCGCCGCCGTGGGGCATTTCGCGTCGACGAGCGCCTGATCGATCGCTGATCGGCCTTTGCGGTGCAGGGGCTGAGGGTCCGTGTGACGGGGCCGCCGATCCGTGCCGCCGAAGAAGATGAGGCGGCTGCACACCCCTGCACGCGCCCGAAAGGACGGAGTTCACGCCGATCCCGCGACCCCGACCACTCGGCCGGCGATCCGTCCACGGCCGGAGCTTGTCGGGATGGCGTACCCCCAGATGCGCTTGATCCGATCGCCGACGACCTCGAACGCGTACACCGATACGGTGACGCCGTCCTGTTGGGCGATCAGGCCGGGTTGGCCGTTGACCGTACGCTCCAGGATCGTCAGGACGCGAAGTCTGCCCTCGAGATGGACCAGCGAGCGCACGATCTGCTCGGCGCCTTCGATCGGGCGGAGCACGGCGCCGACGACGCCGCCGCCGATCGCCGTCGTCGGGGTCGAGAAGGCCGATCAGGGCGTCGATGTCCTTGGCTTCCCAGGCCTGCTTGAAACGCCTGACGATGTCGGCGCGCCGGGCTGTCGAGGTCGCGGGGGCCCGCGCCGTGGGAATGCGCCGGCGGGCCGGCGGGCCACACGCCGCAGGGGTACGGCCGACGATGTCGCCGCTGGCGGCTGCCTTGCGCAGGATCTCCTTCTCCTGCCGCAGCTCAGCTATCTCGCGCCGCGGACGGGCAATCTCGGCGTTCCTGTCCACCACCGACAGCCCTTCCGCGGCGGCTGTACCCGTCCCAAACCGCTGCTCCTGCCTACGAACTCAGTGTCGTAGCGACTCGTGACTCATACCCAGCTCACGGACGACCTGAATGATCCGGCCCGACGAGCGGACCAGGTCGACCGCGTCACGCTGGAACTCCTCCGTATGCTCAGTCATGCCCACCAAGACACCGCGAAACACCGACACCCGACACGACGTGACGCGCGTCAACACAGGTCATGACGCCGCCGAACAGACGGTCCGCCGTGGCGCTCACGGAATCTGCTTCTCCCCGTTGCCGGATTGGACGAGTCGGAAGAAGACCCGGGCGGCGCTCCGCTGCGCTGCCCGTTGCAGGCGCGCGGCCACCCGATGGTCCGGGTCTGGCGTGCCGCCGGTGGCCAGGCGCGGGAAGAGGGCTTCGGCGTTGGTGCGGTTGACCGCTCGCAGTTGCCCGAGTTCGAGGCAGGTGTCGATTCCGTTGGCGAAGTACTGCCCGGCCGGGATGGGCGCGAAGGGCCAGTCGCTGCCGAAAAGCACACGCCCGGGTCGGGCGAAGGCAAGCAGGGTGGGCAGGGCGGCCGGGCTCGACGACAGTGCGGTGTCGAAGTAGAAGGTGCGGAAGTCGTCCAGGATGTCCAGCGGGCTGCGTGCGGTTTCGGCGGCGATGGCCAGGGCCATGCGGTGTGAGGCGTAGGGCAGAAAGCCTCCGGCGTGGCTGAGGACGAACCGGATTCTGGGGTATCGCCGGAGGACGCCGGTTCGGACGAGGAGGTAGGCCGCTCGGGTGGTGTCGAGCAGGAAGTCGGCGGCGAACGGTGGGATGCCGTCGACGGCTGGTCCGGGCAGGTCAGCGGGGTGGACGAAGACGACGGCGGCGCGCTCGTCCAGGGTCTGCCACAGCGCGTCCTGGTCGGGGCCACCGAGGTAGTCGCCGTTGCTGTTGGCGAGCAGAGTGACGCCGTCGGCGCGGAGTTCGTCGAGGACGCGACGGGCCTCGGTGGTGGCGGCCGTGATGT comes from Micromonospora vinacea and encodes:
- a CDS encoding amidohydrolase family protein, with amino-acid sequence MTGQLARIDVHQHILPPFYRALLAEAGIAAAGGRALPTWTPESALDQMDLLGTAVALLSVSTPGTSFLTSPTEAGDLARQLNDYAAGLAAEHPTRFGYFATLPMPHITAATTEARRVLDELRADGVTLLANSNGDYLGGPDQDALWQTLDERAAVVFVHPADLPGPAVDGIPPFAADFLLDTTRAAYLLVRTGVLRRYPRIRFVLSHAGGFLPYASHRMALAIAAETARSPLDILDDFRTFYFDTALSSSPAALPTLLAFARPGRVLFGSDWPFAPIPAGQYFANGIDTCLELGQLRAVNRTNAEALFPRLATGGTPDPDHRVAARLQRAAQRSAARVFFRLVQSGNGEKQIP
- a CDS encoding sigma-70 family RNA polymerase sigma factor; the protein is MELVEHFEASRARLMSLAYRIVGSHNDAEDAVQAAWLRARSADPAQLVNPEGWLTTVTARLCLDQLRARHRRREVALTADDIPAEQLAADEAFIRREDVSRALLVVLHELSPPQRVAYVLHDLFAVPFDEIGPVLDTTVAAAKKLASRARIRLRDAPAVDLPGSAHQMEIIDAFLAAARGGDIPRLVTLLAPDVVRTADLGFLADGTAPVVRGAWAVAEETRAFVDRIAAAAPVLVEGHPGAVIAPGGHPFALIRIGVHDGLVTSIDITPTSAAPCPSRRPRCVMLSPLKIAYHTVWYARLMGTRDLWLGEGIVVLTDEGPAGLRIDRLAARLGLTKGSFHHHFTGVADYHAALLTHIEHGQVNLLDGLSGELATVDPVDALRALPSRLDELFDAELDRALRAWAIGNDGARGVVERVDSARLTFLETLWNRVVLDPTRARAAALLPHLLLIGANAIRPPLDAASRRAVFDLLPDLIPHV
- a CDS encoding DoxX family protein; translated protein: MIAVLEGVLVVATILCALANAIEVTAKVIRADFVMRNCAEVGLSARWIPYLALVEGAGVVGLVLGLLGVRPFGLAAALGLVLFFVGALLAHARTRAFHNIAFPAVFLVLAVAAVGHFASTSA